In the Prochlorococcus marinus str. MIT 9312 genome, TGCTTATTTTCAACGTCATGATATGTGATACATCTATCAACCCATTTACAGTTGATGCAAATGCACATAATTAATAAATAAAATGAAGGGTAATAACGTTCTTACTGATCATACACTAATCATTGATGAATTAGAAAGAAGTATAAAATTTTATAATTGGCATTTTATCTTATCTTTTCTACCTAAAGGATCATTTTTAGTTGGTGGTTACATAAGGGATATTATTTTGGGAAGATTAACTGAAGATGTAGATGTTGATATTGTGGTACCCCTAAATGCTATTGAAATTGGGAAAAAAATTTCAGACAATTTCGAGTCTAAATTTATAATTTTAGATAAGAAAAGAGAAGTGGTAAGGGTTATTCTTGATCATATTTCAATTGATATTGCTAATCAGATTTCCTCCACGATCGAAGGAGATTTGAGTAGTAGGGACTTCTCGATTAATTCAATTGCTTTTTTATTTGATAATAAATGTTTGTTTGATCCATTTAATGGTCTAAAAGATCTAGAATCTTCCTTGCTGAGAACTCATTCAGAAAAAAATTTAATGAATGATCCTTTACGAATATTAAGATGTTTTCGATTTGTTTCTGAATTTAATTTTAAAATTGATCAAGATTTAATAACTTATATAAAAAAAAATAAAGGGAAATTATATTTTGTTGCCAAAGAAAGGATTAATTATGAAATTCAGAAGATAGTAACTGGGGCAAATGCTTTAGAGGCGATAATTTTAGTAAAAAATTTTAATATTTTTGGATCGGATAATTTATACAAAGATTCATTTTTTTTGGATTTACAGAATATTAATTATGAAGAACTTAATCAGTATGAAAAGAAGAATTTTTTACCATTTTTTTTTATTACCCAAATTTTAGATGAAGTATCTTTAAGTAAATATAAATTTAGTAGAGCTGAAATTGTAAGAACAAAGTTATTGCGAAAATGGCACGTTTTTTTAAAGAAAAAAAATATCACTCAGTTAAATGAATTAGATAGATTTGCATTACATCAAGAATTAGAAATGTTTCTTCCATCTTTTATTTTTTATTTACCTCAAAAATTACGTTTCGATTGGCTCAATAGGTGGCGGGACAAGGATGATAGATTATTTCATCCTTCAAATTTAATTAATGGTGATGTAATCAAAAAAAATTTAAAAATAAAGGATGGCCCTCTGTTAGGCAAGCTTTTACAATATCTTTCAAAGGAGCTTGCATATAAAAGATTGAATAATTTTGATGAAGCTATTTATAAAGCAAAGCAATGGATTGAACAAAATGCGCCAAAATGTGATTAAATACACATAGCTTAGTTTTGTTTAGAAGTTCAGACTTCAAAAATCATTTTTAAAAATTTATGAGTATTCGAATTTACATTGGCAATTTACCACAAGGATTTAATCAAAAAGAATTTGATAACCTTTTAAAATCAGTTTCTGATTCGATTAGATTTAAAGCAGTTTTAGATAAGGAAACCAAGGAATGCAGGGGATTTGGTTTTGCGACAGCAAGTAATGAAGAAAATGCTGATTTAATAATTCAGAAATTAAACGGTTTTGAATTTAATGGTTCCAAATTAAGAGTAGAGTTATCAGAAAAAAAAGATTCTCTTTCAAAAAAAAGAAATAGTGGAAATTTTAACAAGAATAAGAAGAAGAAAGATTTTAAGAAAATTGTTCATAGTGACGCCCCTAACCTTGAAGCACCTGATCCAAGATGGGCTGGAGAACTGTCTAAATTAAAAGATTTATTAGCTAATCAGAAGACACCTGCTTAGTTATTTAATTCGAGAAATTAAAAAAGATATTGGTATCTCAAAGGCTTTAACTGAATTCTTTACAAAAGCTCTATTATTAAAGACATCATAGTCTAACCTTTCAATTGAATCTAATATTCCTCTGTAAAGACGTAACGATGTCCAAACTGGCCATCTTGCGTCAGAGGAGAGCCACTTAATCCCTTCTTCAGATTTATGAAACCAATCGCGAGCCCTACTTAATTGAAACTTCATCAATGCTTTCCATTGTTTATTTATTTCGCCGTTTAAAAGTTTTTCTTCAGAATAATTAAATTTTTCAATATCTGCTTGTGGGAGATAAATTCTACCTCGTTCTCTGTCTTCTCCTACATCTCTCAATATATTAGTTAATTGGTTGGCTATTCCTAAAGCTATAGCTGCTTCTGAGGGGTCAGGCTTAGAACTCCATGGTGCGGATGTATAAGCTTTATCAATGCCCATGACATTCTGAGTCATTAAACCAACAGTCCCTGCCACTCTATAACAATAGAGTTTTAATTCATCAAAATCTTTGTATCTGAATTTATTAAGATCCATCCTCTGACCTTCTATCATGTCTAGGTAGGGTTGAATACTTTGTGGATATTTTTCGATGGTATCTAATAG is a window encoding:
- a CDS encoding CCA tRNA nucleotidyltransferase is translated as MKGNNVLTDHTLIIDELERSIKFYNWHFILSFLPKGSFLVGGYIRDIILGRLTEDVDVDIVVPLNAIEIGKKISDNFESKFIILDKKREVVRVILDHISIDIANQISSTIEGDLSSRDFSINSIAFLFDNKCLFDPFNGLKDLESSLLRTHSEKNLMNDPLRILRCFRFVSEFNFKIDQDLITYIKKNKGKLYFVAKERINYEIQKIVTGANALEAIILVKNFNIFGSDNLYKDSFFLDLQNINYEELNQYEKKNFLPFFFITQILDEVSLSKYKFSRAEIVRTKLLRKWHVFLKKKNITQLNELDRFALHQELEMFLPSFIFYLPQKLRFDWLNRWRDKDDRLFHPSNLINGDVIKKNLKIKDGPLLGKLLQYLSKELAYKRLNNFDEAIYKAKQWIEQNAPKCD
- a CDS encoding RNA recognition motif domain-containing protein; translation: MSIRIYIGNLPQGFNQKEFDNLLKSVSDSIRFKAVLDKETKECRGFGFATASNEENADLIIQKLNGFEFNGSKLRVELSEKKDSLSKKRNSGNFNKNKKKKDFKKIVHSDAPNLEAPDPRWAGELSKLKDLLANQKTPA
- a CDS encoding phytoene synthase, with amino-acid sequence MKNSISQLDQAYEICRKETQQWAKTFYLGTLLLPVEKRKAIWAIYVWCRRTDEIMDSLEASTKSQDELSDNLDAWEENTKNVFKGNIKSELDSVLLDTIEKYPQSIQPYLDMIEGQRMDLNKFRYKDFDELKLYCYRVAGTVGLMTQNVMGIDKAYTSAPWSSKPDPSEAAIALGIANQLTNILRDVGEDRERGRIYLPQADIEKFNYSEEKLLNGEINKQWKALMKFQLSRARDWFHKSEEGIKWLSSDARWPVWTSLRLYRGILDSIERLDYDVFNNRAFVKNSVKAFEIPISFLISRIK